The Acidobacteriota bacterium DNA segment TGAAAAACGCTGCCGACCACATTGCCGAGAGAGCGGCAGCCGTGCGCGCGCTTGCCATGACCAAAAATAAAAATGTGACCTTCTCGTTTAACAACACCACGAAACAATACGGATTTGATTTTACCGGCACCAACGGCGATGGCGTTCCTGATACCATAGACCCGGATGAAGTCGCGGCGGGCGTTCCCCTCTCAAATTATTTTTATGAAACGTTGCCCGATGACATCACGACAACCTTTCCCGACAATGCTCCAATAAAAGCGACTTTTAATTCTCGCGGCGAATTGCCGATTGGTGCCACCGAACAACTCATCACCCTGCAAAGCTATGGCAAATCCATCAAGGTTCGCATCAATCTGCGAGGCAAAATCAGCGTCGAATAATCAGGAACAATGATATGAGAGAAAAAAATTACCAACCTGCACCCGGTAAAACTCGTGAAACCGGATTTTCAGTTATCGAAGTGCTCATTGCCATTGTCGTGCTGTCTGTCGGCTTGGTTTCAATCGTCGCGGTTTCGGCTTACATCTCGCGCTCGAATAATATTTCAAACCATAAAAATGTTCTGGGCGCTGCAGCGCAGGATCAGGTGGATAGATTGCGCTCGACAGTCTGGTCAAGAAACTCCGAACACCCCACGGTGAGCATCGGTGGCGCTCTGACCACCACAACTGCCGCTTCCGCAGGGCAAAACAGTACGACGCCTTATCTTTATACGTTAGACCCGAATAACCCTCATCATGCAACCATCGCCAATACGCCGATTGGTGACCTTGATGTGAGTTGGGTAGTCAGACAGGGGGGCACCGCCGATATGCGTTATGTCACCATCAAAATTTTGCAAATGAACCCCATCCCCCAGATGAGAAACGGGATGACCGTTACGACCATTCTTACCAGACAGGATTAGGAGATTTATGAAGGCTATCAATCAGCAAAGCGGTTTTTCGCTTCTGGAACTCGTTATTGGCTTGATGTTGATTACGGTTGTCACCGGCATATCGATTTCTTTACTGAACCGCTTTCAAAGCTCATATCGATATGAAGAAGCTTATGCCGATGCGCAGCGCAACGCCCGGTTTGCCCTGTCGCGATTGAATGAAATCATTCGCAGTGCGGGAACCAATCCGACCGGCAAAATGACCGTCAACGAAAGTGATTTTGCAGTTTTACAATCGCCGGTGGTTTCGGGTAATTCTTCGACCGCAAGTTCAATTCGCCTGAAAAGCGACCTCAATGGCGATACCCAAAACACTGCCAATATCGCTGCCAACTCCGACGTTATCGTCACCTCCGAAGATGTGACCTTACGCCTGGATGCAGTCAACCGGCGCATCATCATGGACGACAATACGGTTTCGCCGGCACAGAGCATTCCGATTGCCGATAACATTATCAGTTTATCTTTCACAGACCCTAATGGTTCCACACGCACCAACAAAACCATCATCGTCAATCTGGTAGCCATTCCCAACGGCATCACCCAGGGCGACAAACGTTATCGCGAAGTCGCTTATTCTGGTGCCATACGGCTCAGGAATCGATAACCGAGGAAGGAAAATGCCATGCATAGAAAACTCAAAAATCAAGAACGCGGTGTCGCATTAATTCAAACCCTGCTCATCATGGCTTTGTTACTGGCACTGGTGATGGGCATCAGCCTGACAGCTATTTCCGAATTGAGCGTCAGCAACACCTATACGACTCAAACCACCGCTGTACAGGCAGCCGAAGCCGGTTTGAATCATGCGTTGTGTCTGGTGAGAAATTACAAAGGTCAGGATTTTTCAACCCTGCTGGCTTTGCGCGGCACAGATTTCAATACCAATTACCTGTCAGGCAATAATCCTTTCATCACTGCCAATGCTGCAGAGTTTGAAACCGGCTCAATTATGATTGACCCCGCAGATGCGAGTAATCCCAATCTCGGAACCCAACTCAAAGACGCCATCACCGGTGCTGCCATCGAAGGCGTGTATTATAAAGTCAGCCTGATTGATGATGAGCCTTCCAGTTCAACGGCGTCGCCCAAGGTTCCCAACTTCAACCCGCCCAGTCCGTTTTCGGAAACCTCCGGCACAAACGCCAATAATCCCAATATTGATAACGACAACAAGGTCGTCATCTATTCAACAGGGACTTACGGAAATGCTTCGGTCACGCTCGAAGGCTGGGTCGGCTTTGTCTCATTTCCGGCAATGATTGCCAGAGGCAACATCGAAGTTTCGGGTAACGCGGAAATTCTCGGAGCCTATGGCAGCGTGCATTCAAACAGCAATTTAATTATTCAAGGTGCGCCGCACATTGCCCAATCGGCTACGGCTACCGGAACGGTTACCACGCAAGGCGGTGGTTTTCATATTGATGGGTTTTACGGCGGGCTTCAGCCGGAAATTCTCGTC contains these protein-coding regions:
- a CDS encoding prepilin-type N-terminal cleavage/methylation domain-containing protein, encoding MREKNYQPAPGKTRETGFSVIEVLIAIVVLSVGLVSIVAVSAYISRSNNISNHKNVLGAAAQDQVDRLRSTVWSRNSEHPTVSIGGALTTTTAASAGQNSTTPYLYTLDPNNPHHATIANTPIGDLDVSWVVRQGGTADMRYVTIKILQMNPIPQMRNGMTVTTILTRQD
- a CDS encoding prepilin-type N-terminal cleavage/methylation domain-containing protein translates to MKAINQQSGFSLLELVIGLMLITVVTGISISLLNRFQSSYRYEEAYADAQRNARFALSRLNEIIRSAGTNPTGKMTVNESDFAVLQSPVVSGNSSTASSIRLKSDLNGDTQNTANIAANSDVIVTSEDVTLRLDAVNRRIIMDDNTVSPAQSIPIADNIISLSFTDPNGSTRTNKTIIVNLVAIPNGITQGDKRYREVAYSGAIRLRNR